One Vibrio penaeicida DNA segment encodes these proteins:
- a CDS encoding replicative DNA helicase, whose amino-acid sequence MPDTRDNRNKKPIDSQVDAIKVPPHSLEAEQSVIGGLLLDNERWDSVAERVVAKDFYSRPHRMIFEGVKTLLEENKPLDLITLSEFLEQRETLDDVGGFAYLADLAKNTPSAANINAYADIVAERALVRNLIGVANEIADAGYDPQGRSSEDLLDLAESKVFAIAEDRTNENEGPQNVDNILEKTLERIEILYKTPQNGVTGVDTGFNDLNKKTAGLQGSDLIIVAARPSMGKTTFAMNLCENAAMVSDKPVLIFSLEMPSEQIMMRMLASLSRVDQTKIRTGQLDDEDWARISSTMGILMEKKNMYIDDSSGLTPTEVRSRARRIAREHGGLSLIMVDYLQLMRVPALSDNRTLEIAEISRSLKALAKELNVPVVALSQLNRSLEQRADKRPVNSDLRESGSIEQDADLIMFIYRDEVYNPDSTLKGIAEIILGKQRNGPIGSVRLTFQGQFSRFDNYAGPAFDDE is encoded by the coding sequence ATGCCAGATACCCGAGATAATCGTAATAAGAAGCCAATAGATAGCCAAGTTGACGCTATCAAAGTACCGCCGCATTCGTTAGAAGCAGAGCAATCTGTTATCGGTGGTCTGCTTTTAGATAATGAACGTTGGGATTCGGTTGCTGAAAGGGTAGTGGCGAAGGACTTTTATAGCCGACCACATAGAATGATTTTTGAAGGGGTGAAAACCCTTTTAGAAGAAAACAAACCACTCGATCTAATCACCTTATCGGAATTCCTAGAGCAACGAGAAACCCTCGATGATGTGGGCGGTTTTGCTTATCTAGCTGATCTGGCGAAAAACACGCCAAGTGCCGCGAATATTAATGCTTATGCCGATATTGTTGCGGAGCGTGCACTGGTTCGAAACCTAATCGGTGTGGCGAATGAAATAGCTGATGCCGGTTACGATCCACAAGGACGCAGCTCCGAAGACCTTCTTGATTTGGCTGAGAGTAAAGTTTTCGCCATTGCAGAAGACAGAACCAATGAGAATGAAGGTCCTCAGAATGTCGATAACATTCTAGAGAAAACTCTGGAACGTATCGAAATCCTTTACAAAACACCACAAAATGGTGTTACGGGTGTTGATACGGGCTTCAACGACCTCAACAAGAAGACGGCAGGTTTACAGGGGTCGGATCTAATTATTGTTGCGGCACGCCCATCGATGGGTAAAACAACCTTTGCGATGAACTTGTGTGAAAACGCCGCCATGGTATCTGATAAGCCCGTGCTTATTTTCTCGTTAGAGATGCCCTCTGAGCAAATCATGATGCGTATGTTGGCATCCCTTTCTCGCGTCGACCAAACAAAAATCCGTACTGGTCAGCTAGACGATGAAGATTGGGCGCGTATTTCTTCTACCATGGGTATTCTCATGGAAAAGAAAAACATGTACATCGATGATAGCTCTGGTCTTACTCCTACTGAAGTTCGTTCTCGTGCACGTCGTATCGCTCGTGAACATGGTGGCTTGTCACTTATCATGGTCGACTACCTTCAGCTGATGCGTGTACCCGCTCTATCGGATAACCGTACATTGGAAATTGCAGAAATTTCCCGTTCTTTGAAAGCACTAGCAAAAGAACTGAATGTTCCTGTTGTTGCTTTGTCGCAGCTTAACCGTTCTTTGGAGCAACGAGCAGATAAACGCCCAGTAAACTCGGATCTACGTGAATCAGGTTCTATCGAGCAGGATGCCGATTTGATCATGTTCATCTACCGTGACGAAGTGTACAACCCAGACAGCACGCTCAAAGGTATTGCCGAGATCATTTTGGGTAAACAACGTAATGGTCCTATCGGTTCCGTGCGACTGACGTTCCAAGGTCAATTCTCTCGCTTCGACAACTACGCAGGTCCTGCGTTTGATGATGAGTAA
- a CDS encoding DUF481 domain-containing protein has translation MSKNLLVLSLAVFNASLYAEESTDTDTSPSSPLKTEVEFGYQAHSGNSNSESLNSRLEGVYTQGRHRHSGEWKFYKLNKNDKEDKKQSTYQVQSDYKLAPRTYLYANFKGIDSKYSAYFKDYTWSSGLGYQFTYTDDLKLSLELGPGYRHQKPNLDELDDDDLIFPDNVDEFIFRGHFKGDWKVLPALSLSADLLIVSGKSNTRFDNEISITNAITEDIALKLSHSRQYLDRVPNDLSNTDTVVSANLLVKF, from the coding sequence GTGTCGAAAAATTTGCTTGTGCTTAGTCTGGCGGTATTTAATGCCAGCCTTTATGCAGAGGAAAGTACCGACACGGATACGTCGCCTTCATCTCCCTTGAAAACAGAGGTGGAATTCGGATACCAAGCGCACAGTGGTAACTCCAATTCGGAATCCCTAAATAGCCGCTTGGAAGGGGTTTACACACAAGGAAGACATCGACATTCAGGTGAATGGAAGTTCTATAAACTGAATAAAAACGATAAGGAAGACAAGAAACAGTCTACCTACCAAGTTCAAAGTGACTACAAGCTCGCACCTCGTACTTACCTTTACGCCAACTTCAAAGGCATCGACTCAAAATACAGTGCGTATTTTAAAGATTACACTTGGTCGAGCGGGCTCGGTTATCAGTTTACCTATACGGATGACTTAAAGCTCTCTTTGGAATTGGGTCCAGGTTATCGACATCAAAAGCCTAATCTGGATGAGTTGGATGACGATGACTTAATTTTCCCAGACAACGTGGATGAGTTTATCTTTCGAGGGCATTTCAAAGGTGACTGGAAAGTGTTGCCGGCACTGTCGCTCAGTGCTGACTTATTAATCGTAAGCGGAAAATCCAACACACGCTTCGATAACGAAATCAGTATTACCAACGCCATTACAGAAGACATCGCGCTAAAGCTTTCTCACTCTAGGCAGTATCTCGATCGCGTTCCCAATGATTTAAGTAACACGGATACCGTGGTGTCGGCGAATCTGCTGGTCAAGTTTTGA